In one window of Pristiophorus japonicus isolate sPriJap1 chromosome 9, sPriJap1.hap1, whole genome shotgun sequence DNA:
- the LOC139273435 gene encoding histone H4, giving the protein MSGRGKGGKGLGKGGAKRHRKVLRDNIQGITKPAIRRLARRGGVKRISGLIYEETRGVLKVFLENVIRDAVTYTEHAKRKTVTAMDVVYALKRQGRTLYGFGG; this is encoded by the coding sequence ATGTCTGGTCGAGGTAAAGgcggcaaaggactgggtaaaggcggagccaagcggcaccgtaaagtgctccgtgataacatccagggcatcaccaaaccagcaatccgccgcctggctcgccgtggcggtgtcaagcggatctcgggcctgatctacgaggagacccgcggggtgctgaaggttttcctggagaatgtgatcagggatgcggtcacTTACACTGAGCACGCTAAGCGCAAGactgtcactgccatggatgtggtgtacgctctgaaacggcagggtcgcactctctatggattcggcggctaa